The genomic region CTTTAATGGTTCATGGTGAAAAAACATATCATTTTTTATCTTTACCAGAATACCCTGTTCGAGCATCCAGGCAAGAACCTGGGAGGCCTGTTCGACCGGCACTCCCAGTCTCTCTGTTACCTCACGAAAAAAAGGCGGCTGCAAACCAGCCTGACGATAGATATCTTCAATTTTTCCCCGGATATCTTCTTGATCTTTGCCCAGGGAAACCTGATGGGAGCTGAGACGGACCACCTCTTTTTCCTGCACTATCTCTCCCCGGCTGACCAGTCTCTGGATGAGCTCATTGAAAAGCTTGGCATCCACGCCTTTTGGCATGCGAGCAAACAACTCTTCTTTGTTCATACCCGACCGCAAGGGTTCTCTCTTATGAAAACGGTGGAGCTGCTCTTCGAGAAACTGCTTCAATTTGGCCATCACCCTACTGCCCACAACCCGGCGTGCATCTCGATCAAACTGAATTGCTTCCCCTTTGCTGAGAAGCTGCTGCAATGCCTGGTCAAACTCCTTGCGTGGCAGGTTGGTCCTGATGTTGAGCTCCTGCAGCCTGATCCCCTTGTAGCCGGCCTCCTCGAGGTGAAGTCTGAGCATCTTCACGGCGTCTGCCGACTCCAGGGTTTCCAGGGCTTTCAATGTGGCTGGCACCAACCTTTTGCGTTTGACTGGAGCCGGATGTAAGATTTGCCCTCCCCCTATGGTCCTCACTGGGGAATAACTCCGCACTACGAAGCGATCTCCTCTCCGCACTGCCACTGGTTCGTCGAAGCGCATCTGGGCGAAGCCACTGGCTCCGGGAGCCAGCTGTTCATTGTCGAGCAAGATGCAGGTAGCGATCATCTCGCTGGTGCCGGTATGGAAACGCACCTTGGCTCTGTTTTTGAGAACACGCGGGGCGCTCTCCAGATGCTGTAAACGAACGTCAACCATATACGAAGGTATCAGGCTGTCTGGAGTAGCCAGTACGTCCCCACGGCGGACAACAGCCTTTTCTACTCCCTGGAGATTGATGGCAGTTCGTTGGCCACTCACAGCCTCACTAACTTCCTGATTGTGAACCTGAAGTCCCCGTACCTTGGTCTGCAAGCCTTGAGGATAAAGAAGGAGGGTGTCCCCGGTCCTGACCTTGCCCGACACCGCCGTGCCTGTCACCACCGTACCAAATCCTCTCATGGTAAAGACACGATCCACTGCCAGTCTGAAGTCCCCGCCGCTGGAGCGTGCCTCCACTTTCTCACAGAGCTCCTGCAGCTCTTCCACCAGCTGGCTGAGACCTTGGCCGGTGACCGCTGACACAGGTACAATGGCTGCTGAGGCAAGAAATGTTCCCTGCAGAAAATCTCGCAGATCTTCCTGCACGAGTTCCAGCCAATCCGGGTCGTCAACCAGATCGATCTTGGTCAAGATCACCAGGCCCTGCTTCACCTTCAGCAGTTCACAGATCTCTAGATGCTCCCTGGTTTGCGGCATCACACCTTCATCAGCAGCCACCACCAGGGCAACCAGGTCAAGGCCTGTGGCCCCAGCCACCATATGCTTGACGAACTTTTCGTGCCCGGGAACGTCAACGATGCCGATAATCTGCTCGTTGGGAAGTCTCAGATGGGCGAAGCCAAGTTCAATAGTGATGCCCCGCTCTTTTTCCTCTTTCAAGCGGTCTGTATCTATGCCTGTAAGAGCTTTGATCAAAGTGGTTTTGCCGTGATCAATATGTCCAGCAGTGCCAAGAATAATCTGTTTCATCTATTTGTTCCTCTGGTGTAAAAAGCCCTCGTTGCTGCGGCTAAGACCCCTCTCCTTTGCCAAGATCCTGGATCATATAAGTAAAAAGTCCAACAGAGAAAAGCTTCCCGGCTTCAGAACGCAGCTCCACTTGACAGAGAGCGATCTGGCGCCCGCGATGAACAACCTGCCCCTGGGAGATTATCATGCCAGCAGTGGCCGGACGGAGAAAGTTTAGCTTGAATTCAATGGTGGGGATAACAACCCGCAGAGGATCTGCAAGAACTGAATAGAGAGACATACCCCCTGTTACATCAGCAAGAACCGCCAGGACCCCACCCTGAACTACCCCCATGGAGTTCTCGATTTCCTTCCTGTACGGCAGGGCAAGGGTGGCAGTGCCAGGCCGCACAGCTATCATCTCGATGCCCATGAAGGATATAATGGGATTCCGCCTCAGCCTTTCAGAGATTCCCAGACGCTGCTTTTCCGTGATCTGCAACTGTTCTCCCTCTAGCCTGGCAACTTCGCGGCACACATCAGTTCATTGGCTGATCTCGCCGGATTTTCTTCTAGCTCGAGCACTGCACTCCGGATTAGGCTATTGCAAGGGTCCTCCCTTATTCTTCTGCACGTTACAACTCGCCCCTCTGTATCATCCGGGTAATCATTCTAATACGTTTGCGATCCGTATCTCGGCAACCCTTATAACTAAAACCGAAGTCGAGCCCCAGCACCACGAAGTCTTTTTCCCTGCAAAGAAAATCCACGCACACATCTGAAAGTCGAGCTGCTCTGGCAATGGCGCCGGCTGTTTCTATGGCGAACTCCGGAAGTTCAGCCAAACTCAAAGAGGTTCTCTGAACCGGAACTGCTTGTCTGCCCTCAAAATGAACACCTTCTCTATAACCGCATATCACTCGGTAATTGAAGACCTTGATTGCCAACTTCCATTGATACTCGACAAATTCTTGTATATATGCTGGATTATACCGGCTATTATAGGCCGCCAGATCCCTATGATCCTGTACGAGAAATACCTCATTGCGTCTGTTGCTTCCCACAACAGGGCTCTTGGCCACCAGAGGAAAACTGAAATCACTCGAAATGCAACTCTTCTGTTTGTGTCCATAATAGACACGCGTGCGAGGCCGAGGAATGTCCAATAATGTCAATAGAGCTGTTTGTTTCTGTCTGTCACCTAGCAATCTATAGCAAGAGAGAGTCGGAAACATCTCCTTCCTCATGGCGGCAAATATATCAATAAAATGGAGCGCAGGATAGAAGATTATATCGGCTCTGTGGATCAGGTCCAGCTCCTCTTCGCTATAGTCCGACAGCAGAGCCCTCGTTCCCAGGGTAACTATAGCGGCAATCCCCAGCACCTCTTTCTCGATGGCAATGCGCAAACGCTTCAAGAGAGTAGTTCCTCTCGCCTTTTTTGCTTCCGTTTTCCTGGGCCTGCCACTTTGTGAGCACCGCCTCTAGCAGAGCCGGGGGCGGTTCCCGCTAATCTGTCATCTTTAGGTGGGAGTGGTCGTGATGCAGAGTGTGGAAAGGGTACCAGGCTTGCCTCTTTCAGCACA from Deltaproteobacteria bacterium harbors:
- the selB gene encoding selenocysteine-specific translation elongation factor, with amino-acid sequence MKQIILGTAGHIDHGKTTLIKALTGIDTDRLKEEKERGITIELGFAHLRLPNEQIIGIVDVPGHEKFVKHMVAGATGLDLVALVVAADEGVMPQTREHLEICELLKVKQGLVILTKIDLVDDPDWLELVQEDLRDFLQGTFLASAAIVPVSAVTGQGLSQLVEELQELCEKVEARSSGGDFRLAVDRVFTMRGFGTVVTGTAVSGKVRTGDTLLLYPQGLQTKVRGLQVHNQEVSEAVSGQRTAINLQGVEKAVVRRGDVLATPDSLIPSYMVDVRLQHLESAPRVLKNRAKVRFHTGTSEMIATCILLDNEQLAPGASGFAQMRFDEPVAVRRGDRFVVRSYSPVRTIGGGQILHPAPVKRKRLVPATLKALETLESADAVKMLRLHLEEAGYKGIRLQELNIRTNLPRKEFDQALQQLLSKGEAIQFDRDARRVVGSRVMAKLKQFLEEQLHRFHKREPLRSGMNKEELFARMPKGVDAKLFNELIQRLVSRGEIVQEKEVVRLSSHQVSLGKDQEDIRGKIEDIYRQAGLQPPFFREVTERLGVPVEQASQVLAWMLEQGILVKIKNDMFFHHEPLKDLKTRLLQFFESHAEITTPQFKKLTETSRKYTIPLLEYLDATRFTIRVGDIRRLREKRRAG
- a CDS encoding PaaI family thioesterase, whose translation is MQITEKQRLGISERLRRNPIISFMGIEMIAVRPGTATLALPYRKEIENSMGVVQGGVLAVLADVTGGMSLYSVLADPLRVVIPTIEFKLNFLRPATAGMIISQGQVVHRGRQIALCQVELRSEAGKLFSVGLFTYMIQDLGKGEGS